The following are from one region of the Vicinamibacterales bacterium genome:
- a CDS encoding dihydroorotate dehydrogenase electron transfer subunit, which yields MPVDIDAAVIANRRLSADYNVLALAAPQIAAAARPGQFVMIKTSGGPMLSGAPLLRRPFSIFEILRDDAGAPSGVSIFNKRIGTGTAQLARVEAGTRLPLLGPLGRPFEPVDPPAEAWMVAGGVGLAPFVTLGAALAARGTRTTLFYGARRAEELYCLELFEALGASIVLSTEDGSRGTRGRITVPLADALDARPLGNPVKLYVCGPTPMMRACARLAHRHGRACDVSLEQVMGCGLGGCYSCVVLAAGADGGAPHHTRTCIDGPVFDAQRIVWDALAGH from the coding sequence ATGCCCGTGGACATCGACGCCGCGGTGATCGCCAACCGTCGGTTGTCGGCGGACTACAACGTGCTCGCGCTCGCCGCTCCGCAGATCGCCGCCGCGGCGCGCCCCGGCCAGTTCGTCATGATCAAGACGTCGGGCGGCCCCATGTTGAGCGGCGCGCCGCTGCTCCGCCGCCCGTTCTCGATCTTCGAAATCCTCCGCGACGACGCCGGCGCGCCGAGCGGCGTCTCGATCTTCAACAAGCGCATCGGCACCGGAACGGCGCAGCTCGCGCGGGTGGAAGCGGGCACGCGTCTGCCGCTGCTCGGCCCGCTCGGCCGTCCGTTCGAGCCCGTCGATCCGCCGGCCGAAGCGTGGATGGTCGCCGGCGGCGTGGGTCTCGCCCCCTTCGTCACGCTCGGCGCCGCCCTCGCGGCGCGCGGCACGCGCACGACACTCTTCTACGGCGCCCGCCGCGCGGAAGAGCTCTACTGCCTGGAGCTCTTCGAGGCGCTCGGCGCCTCGATCGTGCTGAGCACCGAGGACGGCAGCCGCGGCACCCGCGGGCGCATCACGGTGCCGCTCGCCGACGCGCTCGACGCGCGGCCGCTCGGCAATCCGGTCAAGCTGTACGTCTGCGGCCCGACGCCGATGATGCGCGCCTGCGCGCGGCTGGCCCACCGGCACGGCCGCGCCTGCGACGTCTCGCTCGAGCAGGTGATGGGCTGCGGCCTCGGCGGCTGCTACAGCTGCGTCGTCCTCGCCGCGGGCGCCGACGGCGGCGCACCGCATCACACCCGAACCTGCATCGACGGTCCCGTGTTCGACGCGCAACGGATCGTGTGGGACGCGCTGGCCGGCCATTGA
- a CDS encoding glycosyltransferase, with amino-acid sequence MFSLHIDTARTWRGGQNQVLLTVLGLRSLGHRSMLVAHAAGELRQRAQEGLDLVPIAPKTEMDLSAAWRLSRLIKQLQPDVLHAHDPHGVAMAALALSMSTQLAKPPLVAARRVDFHLKANAFSRWKYRQVDLFICASEAIRRMLIGDGVPASRTVVVHEGIDIGHVEAAPAADLHAELWLPHNSPIVGNVAALVPHKGQRHLIEAAALVVKKVPDARFVIAGEGELRPALERMIREHRLEKHVFLAGFRPDILSVHKAFDIFVMSSVTEGLGTSLLDAMACGKPIVATTAGGMPEVVVDGRTGLLVPPRDHAAMADAIVRLLTDRAMRAEMAAAARARVRAGFSAERMVEETLNVYRRVAMHAHVEA; translated from the coding sequence ATGTTCTCGCTCCATATCGACACGGCGCGGACGTGGCGCGGCGGCCAGAACCAGGTGCTGCTCACCGTACTCGGCCTGCGCTCGCTCGGCCACCGCTCGATGCTCGTCGCCCATGCCGCCGGCGAGCTTCGCCAGCGCGCGCAGGAAGGCCTGGACCTGGTCCCGATTGCGCCGAAGACCGAGATGGATCTCAGTGCCGCGTGGCGGCTGTCGCGGCTGATCAAGCAGCTGCAGCCCGACGTGCTGCACGCGCACGACCCGCACGGCGTCGCGATGGCGGCGCTGGCGCTGTCGATGAGCACCCAGCTCGCCAAGCCGCCGCTGGTCGCGGCGCGCCGGGTCGACTTCCACCTGAAGGCGAACGCGTTCTCGCGCTGGAAGTACCGGCAGGTCGACCTCTTCATCTGCGCCTCCGAGGCGATCCGCCGGATGCTGATCGGCGACGGCGTGCCGGCGTCGCGCACCGTGGTGGTGCACGAGGGGATCGACATCGGCCACGTCGAAGCCGCGCCGGCGGCGGATCTCCACGCCGAGCTGTGGCTGCCGCACAATTCGCCGATCGTCGGCAACGTCGCCGCGCTGGTGCCGCACAAGGGGCAGCGGCACCTGATCGAGGCCGCCGCGCTCGTCGTCAAGAAAGTGCCGGACGCGCGGTTCGTGATCGCCGGCGAGGGAGAGCTGCGTCCCGCGCTGGAGCGGATGATCAGGGAGCATCGCCTCGAGAAGCACGTGTTCCTCGCCGGTTTCCGTCCGGACATCCTGTCGGTGCACAAGGCGTTCGACATCTTCGTCATGAGCTCGGTCACCGAGGGGCTCGGCACGTCGCTGCTCGACGCGATGGCGTGCGGCAAGCCGATCGTGGCGACGACGGCCGGCGGAATGCCGGAAGTCGTGGTCGACGGCCGCACCGGGCTGCTGGTCCCGCCGCGCGATCACGCGGCCATGGCGGACGCGATCGTCCGGCTGCTGACGGACCGGGCCATGCGCGCCGAAATGGCGGCCGCGGCGCGGGCGCGCGTCCGCGCCGGTTTCAGCGCCGAGCGGATGGTGGAGGAGACGCTGAACGTCTACCGCCGCGTCGCGATGCACGCCCACGTCGAGGCCTGA
- a CDS encoding TIGR02757 family protein produces the protein MSASVAVLSARLERLYDDYNREDAAADPVQIVRRYEARDDQEVVGFCAAALAFGRVASVLNTVEALARVMGPRPAAYVRGFNPKGPHPELRAMVHRWTRGADIVALLWILRQMIDRAGSIEAFFLEGYDPAAVDLGGALDSFSRRALALDVRAVYGSRAPKRTGVCYFFPRPSAGSGCKRLNLFLRWMVRRDAVDLGAWTRVPAAKLIVPLDTHVIRLGRCLRLTRYRSPGWRMAAEITASLRAIDPVDPVRFDFSLCHVGMMNACGFGRRQGDAQCPLKGICRPRGRAARAAAGRSRRSSPRS, from the coding sequence GTGAGCGCGTCCGTCGCCGTCCTGTCGGCCCGGCTGGAACGCCTCTACGACGACTACAACCGTGAGGACGCGGCCGCGGACCCGGTGCAGATCGTGCGCCGCTACGAGGCGCGCGACGACCAGGAGGTGGTGGGGTTCTGCGCCGCGGCGCTGGCGTTCGGGCGCGTCGCCAGCGTGCTGAACACGGTCGAGGCGCTGGCGCGGGTGATGGGGCCGCGGCCGGCGGCGTACGTGCGGGGGTTCAATCCAAAGGGGCCGCATCCCGAGCTGCGCGCCATGGTGCACCGCTGGACGCGGGGCGCCGACATCGTCGCGCTGCTCTGGATCCTGCGGCAGATGATCGACCGCGCCGGATCGATCGAAGCATTCTTCCTGGAAGGCTACGATCCGGCCGCGGTGGACCTGGGTGGCGCGCTCGACAGCTTCTCGCGGCGGGCGCTGGCGCTGGACGTGCGTGCGGTGTACGGCAGCCGCGCGCCGAAACGCACCGGTGTGTGTTACTTCTTTCCCCGGCCGTCGGCGGGCTCCGGCTGCAAGCGGCTGAACCTGTTCCTGCGGTGGATGGTACGGCGCGACGCGGTGGACCTCGGCGCGTGGACCCGGGTGCCCGCCGCCAAGCTGATCGTCCCGCTCGACACGCACGTGATCCGGCTGGGCCGCTGCCTGCGCCTGACGCGCTACCGCTCGCCCGGGTGGCGCATGGCGGCCGAGATCACCGCCTCGCTGCGGGCGATCGATCCGGTCGATCCGGTGCGGTTCGATTTCTCGCTGTGCCACGTCGGCATGATGAACGCCTGCGGCTTCGGCCGCCGGCAGGGAGATGCGCAATGTCCGCTGAAGGGAATCTGCCGGCCCCGCGGCCGCGCCGCACGCGCGGCGGCGGGGCGGTCGCGGCGCTCATCGCCGCGTTCGTAG
- a CDS encoding dihydroorotase, whose product MKLLLKGGRLIDPAAGRDGEFDLLIEDGRVARIGRSLPAEGAQVFEIQRGWIVAPGLIDIHVHLREPGQEHKETIATGTASAVAGGFTAVACMPNTDPVNDHPGITELILRKAAEAKQARVYPIGAVSLGSRGEQMSELAAQKAAGCVAFTDDGRPVASALLMRRALEYAGMLGVPIVNHCEDPSLKGDGVAHEGFHAARLGLRGIPGVAESIMVERDIALAELTGGPYHVCHMSARQSLRAVRAAKARGLTNVTCEVAPHHFVLTDEALETPIRYDTNVKMNPPLREAADRDAMLEGIADGSVDVIATDHAPHHADEKLVEFDRAPFGIVGLETCVPLVFDRLVHAGRIGVARAIELLSTNPARVFRLPGGTLADGAAADVTILAPDAPVTISAAALRSKSKNTPFDGWRLRGAVAATIVGGDVVYRNDGLQ is encoded by the coding sequence ATGAAGCTGCTGTTGAAGGGCGGACGCCTGATCGATCCCGCCGCCGGACGTGATGGCGAGTTCGACCTGCTGATCGAGGACGGCCGCGTCGCTCGAATAGGCAGGTCGCTGCCCGCGGAGGGCGCCCAGGTGTTCGAGATCCAGCGCGGCTGGATCGTCGCGCCGGGATTGATCGACATCCACGTGCACCTGCGCGAGCCGGGGCAGGAGCACAAGGAGACGATCGCGACCGGCACCGCGTCGGCCGTCGCCGGCGGTTTCACCGCCGTCGCCTGCATGCCCAACACGGACCCGGTGAACGATCACCCCGGCATCACCGAGCTGATCCTGCGCAAGGCGGCCGAGGCGAAGCAGGCGCGCGTGTATCCGATCGGCGCGGTGTCGCTGGGGTCGCGCGGCGAGCAGATGTCGGAGCTCGCGGCGCAGAAGGCCGCCGGCTGCGTCGCGTTCACCGACGACGGCCGGCCGGTGGCGAGCGCGCTGCTCATGCGCCGCGCGCTCGAGTACGCCGGCATGCTCGGCGTGCCGATCGTCAATCACTGCGAAGACCCCTCACTCAAGGGGGACGGCGTCGCCCATGAAGGATTTCATGCGGCGCGGCTCGGGCTGCGCGGCATCCCGGGCGTGGCCGAATCGATCATGGTCGAGCGCGACATCGCGCTCGCCGAGCTGACCGGCGGGCCGTACCACGTCTGCCACATGAGCGCCCGGCAGTCGCTGCGCGCGGTGCGCGCCGCCAAGGCGCGCGGCCTGACCAACGTCACCTGCGAGGTCGCGCCGCATCATTTCGTGCTCACCGACGAGGCGCTCGAAACGCCGATCCGCTACGACACCAACGTGAAGATGAATCCGCCGCTGCGCGAAGCCGCCGACCGTGACGCCATGCTCGAGGGGATCGCCGACGGCAGCGTCGACGTCATCGCCACCGATCACGCGCCGCACCACGCCGACGAGAAGCTGGTCGAGTTCGATCGCGCGCCGTTCGGCATCGTCGGGCTGGAGACCTGCGTGCCGCTCGTGTTCGATCGGCTCGTCCACGCCGGCCGCATCGGTGTGGCCCGGGCGATCGAGCTGCTCTCGACCAATCCCGCACGGGTGTTCCGGCTTCCGGGCGGAACGCTGGCGGACGGCGCCGCCGCGGACGTCACCATCCTCGCGCCGGACGCGCCGGTGACGATCAGCGCCGCGGCGCTGCGCTCCAAATCGAAGAACACGCCGTTCGACGGCTGGCGGCTGCGCGGCGCCGTCGCGGCGACGATTGTCGGAGGCGACGTCGTGTACAGGAACGACGGGTTACAGTAA
- a CDS encoding TolC family protein, whose product MSAFGQTAPAAPAPQSAQPAPAQGTPLTIEEAVRMALENNLGIQTEKLNPQIQVLGIARANAAFTPTLFSSASRRSSTAPPTDFNTSGVGQAISTSANFSSQGGVQQNLKWLGSNYSVSFDGSKATTNAINSVFNPQLGSGLNAVFNQPLLRNFKIDGLRQQLWTSQNNATIADIQLQQRITQTSRNVRAAYYQLVGALAGLDVAQQSLEVARTSLKNNQTRVEVGTMAPIDIVTAEAEVASNEEAVILAQAQIEAAQDNLRALVMNPNQPGFWGTRFAPAEQPNLAPRQIDLDAAVKNALQNRSDLREFRKQMENTDIGMRFAANQKLPAIDLQARYGLAGVAGTRYSRDEFGNLVDPTIRSFTDAVRDVFANDFKTWSVAVNVSYPLGTSTADAAHAQARLQKQQEQVTLANLELAVTQSVRDAARQVTTGLRRVEATRRARELAQQRLDADNKRFAVGLATTFELLQSQRDLARARQAELRATIDYNQSLVDFEAVQIAPIR is encoded by the coding sequence ATGTCCGCTTTCGGACAGACTGCTCCGGCCGCCCCGGCGCCGCAGAGCGCCCAGCCGGCGCCGGCGCAAGGCACCCCGTTGACCATCGAAGAAGCGGTCCGGATGGCGCTCGAGAACAATCTCGGCATCCAGACCGAGAAGTTGAACCCGCAGATCCAGGTGCTCGGCATCGCGCGCGCCAATGCGGCGTTCACGCCGACGCTCTTTTCGAGCGCCAGCCGCCGCAGCAGCACCGCGCCGCCGACCGACTTCAACACCAGCGGCGTCGGCCAGGCAATCTCGACCAGCGCGAACTTCTCGAGCCAGGGCGGCGTCCAGCAGAACCTGAAATGGCTCGGCAGCAACTACTCGGTCTCGTTCGACGGATCGAAGGCGACGACGAACGCGATCAACTCGGTGTTCAACCCGCAGCTCGGCTCCGGGCTGAACGCCGTGTTCAACCAGCCGCTGCTGCGCAACTTCAAGATCGACGGCCTGCGGCAGCAGCTCTGGACCAGCCAGAACAACGCGACCATCGCCGACATCCAGCTGCAGCAGCGCATCACGCAGACGTCGCGGAACGTGCGGGCGGCCTACTACCAGCTGGTGGGGGCTCTCGCCGGGCTCGACGTCGCGCAGCAGTCGCTGGAAGTGGCGCGCACCTCGTTGAAGAACAACCAGACCCGCGTCGAAGTCGGCACCATGGCGCCGATCGACATCGTCACCGCGGAAGCGGAGGTGGCGAGCAACGAGGAAGCGGTGATTCTGGCGCAGGCGCAGATCGAGGCGGCCCAGGACAACCTGCGCGCGCTGGTGATGAACCCGAACCAGCCTGGCTTCTGGGGAACGCGGTTCGCGCCGGCCGAGCAGCCGAATCTCGCGCCGCGGCAAATCGACCTGGACGCCGCGGTCAAGAACGCGCTGCAGAATCGCAGCGACCTGCGCGAGTTCCGGAAGCAGATGGAGAACACCGACATCGGCATGCGCTTCGCCGCGAACCAGAAGCTGCCGGCCATCGATCTCCAGGCGCGCTACGGCCTCGCGGGCGTCGCGGGGACGCGCTACAGCCGCGACGAGTTCGGCAATCTGGTCGACCCGACGATCCGCAGCTTTACCGATGCCGTCCGTGACGTCTTCGCCAACGACTTCAAGACCTGGAGCGTGGCGGTGAACGTCTCGTATCCGCTCGGCACGAGCACGGCCGACGCGGCCCACGCGCAGGCGCGGCTGCAGAAGCAGCAGGAGCAGGTGACGCTGGCGAACCTCGAGCTGGCGGTGACGCAGTCGGTGCGCGACGCGGCGCGTCAGGTGACCACCGGTCTCCGCCGCGTCGAAGCCACGCGCCGCGCCCGGGAGCTCGCCCAGCAGCGCCTGGATGCGGACAACAAGCGATTCGCTGTCGGTCTCGCGACCACGTTCGAGCTGCTGCAGTCGCAGCGCGACCTCGCCCGCGCCCGCCAGGCGGAGCTGCGCGCGACCATCGACTACAACCAGTCGCTCGTCGACTTCGAGGCGGTGCAGATCGCGCCGATACGCTGA
- a CDS encoding alkaline phosphatase family protein, whose product MRFLRMLTNALLAGALGAAYLTILLLQLNPQVPLASGSVWRWYLTLAGFYGVHLALVFYVVMLLREFVSFGAFSPGWISVRLLAWLSATAAAVASLLMWLNLRGFPYVFDEAAARRFAFGAGATTVAAVVLLGIAVAHYSSGRRGSRVGAALLAIAITGSLALPIAARGAGGEPPLGARRVALATAPPRATARIILLLLDGASLEYVWPRVAAARLPNFGRLLDAGASMDLATIRPTQPDPVWAAVATGMYPSKNGVRSASSYFAPGDHRAVDLLPAHCFSHVLVRLGVVQDRPNTSAAWRARPLWSILGDYGISAGVVRWPLTYPAQPLTGFMVTDRFHQMVGSMFEFDGRAAYPDEIVAVAREAFNANGSAAADAVAASARRDEAYARAAREIRATTPVEVEAIRYQAIDAASHVYLRYAEGSGFGDVTAAERERFGPLMDRYYAYVDGEIGAAVERLAPGDLLLVVSGFGMQPVGPVKHAAARVLRDPEFSGTHEYGPDGFLLAYGSSVTPGRRRRGSVVDVTPTILYYLGLPIGRDMDGFARADLFDERFTAAHPIAYIPSHGR is encoded by the coding sequence ATGCGCTTCCTGCGGATGCTGACCAACGCGCTGCTCGCCGGAGCGCTCGGCGCCGCCTACCTCACGATTCTGCTGCTGCAGTTGAATCCGCAGGTGCCGCTCGCATCCGGCAGCGTGTGGCGGTGGTACCTGACGCTCGCCGGCTTCTACGGCGTGCATCTGGCGCTGGTGTTCTACGTCGTGATGCTGCTGCGCGAGTTCGTGAGCTTCGGCGCGTTCTCGCCGGGCTGGATCAGCGTGCGTCTGCTCGCCTGGCTGTCGGCGACGGCGGCGGCGGTCGCCTCGCTGCTGATGTGGCTCAACCTTCGCGGCTTTCCGTACGTCTTCGACGAAGCGGCGGCGCGGCGGTTTGCGTTCGGGGCAGGGGCGACCACCGTGGCGGCGGTGGTGCTGCTGGGCATCGCGGTTGCGCATTACTCGTCGGGACGGCGGGGCAGCCGCGTCGGCGCGGCTCTGCTGGCGATCGCGATCACCGGGTCGCTGGCGCTGCCGATCGCGGCGCGCGGCGCCGGCGGCGAACCGCCGCTCGGTGCCCGCCGCGTCGCGCTCGCGACGGCGCCGCCGCGTGCGACCGCGCGCATCATCCTGCTGCTCCTCGACGGCGCGTCCCTGGAGTACGTGTGGCCGCGCGTCGCGGCGGCGCGGCTGCCGAACTTCGGCCGGCTGCTCGACGCCGGCGCGTCGATGGACCTGGCGACGATCCGGCCCACGCAGCCGGATCCGGTGTGGGCCGCGGTGGCCACCGGCATGTATCCGTCGAAGAACGGCGTGCGCTCGGCCTCCTCCTATTTCGCTCCGGGCGATCACCGCGCCGTGGATCTGCTGCCGGCGCATTGTTTCTCGCACGTCCTGGTGCGGCTCGGGGTCGTCCAGGACCGGCCCAACACCTCGGCGGCGTGGCGCGCCCGGCCGCTGTGGAGCATCCTCGGCGACTACGGCATCAGCGCCGGCGTCGTCCGCTGGCCGCTGACGTATCCGGCGCAGCCGCTGACCGGCTTCATGGTCACGGATCGGTTCCACCAGATGGTCGGATCGATGTTCGAGTTCGACGGCCGCGCCGCGTACCCCGACGAGATCGTCGCGGTCGCCCGCGAGGCGTTCAACGCCAACGGTTCCGCGGCGGCGGACGCGGTCGCGGCGTCGGCACGGCGCGACGAAGCGTACGCGCGCGCGGCGCGCGAGATCCGGGCGACCACACCGGTGGAAGTGGAAGCGATCCGGTACCAGGCCATCGACGCCGCCAGCCACGTCTACCTGCGGTACGCCGAGGGCAGCGGGTTCGGCGACGTCACCGCCGCCGAACGCGAGCGCTTCGGGCCGCTGATGGATCGCTACTACGCCTACGTCGACGGCGAGATCGGGGCCGCCGTCGAACGGCTCGCGCCAGGCGATCTGCTGCTCGTCGTCTCGGGCTTCGGGATGCAGCCGGTGGGTCCGGTCAAGCACGCCGCCGCCCGCGTGCTGCGGGATCCGGAGTTCAGCGGGACCCATGAGTACGGCCCTGACGGGTTCCTCCTGGCGTACGGCTCGTCGGTGACGCCGGGGCGCAGGCGGCGCGGCTCGGTGGTGGACGTGACGCCGACGATTCTCTATTACCTCGGCCTGCCGATCGGCCGCGACATGGACGGCTTCGCCCGGGCCGACCTGTTCGACGAGCGATTCACGGCGGCGCACCCGATCGCCTACATCCCCTCGCATGGACGGTAG
- a CDS encoding aspartate carbamoyltransferase catalytic subunit, whose product MLRSRHLLGIADLTPDEITLVLDTAEAMTEIAARPIKKVPTLRGRTVVNLFFEPSTRTRTSFEVAEKRLSADTLSIAVAQSSVTKGETLLDTVRNLEAMAPDMIVMRHASSGAPHLLARLCRSAIINAGDGMHEHPTQALLDAFTIREHKKRLAGLKVAIVGDLLHSRVLRSNVQLLNKMGADVWACAPSTLMPAELPRFGVTATASIDDAVAGADVVMMLRIQHERMHGHFIPSTREYFTLFGLTADRVRRAKPDVIIMHPGPMNRGVEIDSDVADGPYSVILEQVTNGVAVRMAVLYLLAGHEAQAD is encoded by the coding sequence ATGCTCCGCTCACGCCACCTGCTCGGCATCGCCGACCTCACTCCCGACGAGATCACGCTGGTGCTCGACACGGCGGAAGCGATGACCGAGATCGCCGCCCGGCCGATCAAGAAAGTCCCGACGCTGCGCGGCCGCACCGTCGTCAACCTCTTCTTCGAGCCGAGCACCCGGACGCGGACGTCCTTCGAGGTCGCGGAGAAGCGCCTGAGCGCCGACACGCTGAGCATCGCGGTGGCGCAGTCCAGCGTCACCAAGGGGGAGACGCTGCTCGACACGGTGCGCAACCTCGAGGCGATGGCGCCCGACATGATCGTGATGCGGCACGCCTCGTCGGGGGCGCCCCACCTGCTGGCGCGGCTGTGCCGCTCCGCGATCATCAACGCCGGGGACGGCATGCACGAGCATCCGACGCAGGCGCTGCTGGATGCGTTCACCATCCGCGAGCACAAGAAGCGCCTGGCCGGCCTGAAGGTCGCCATCGTCGGCGATCTGCTGCACAGCCGCGTGCTGCGCTCGAACGTGCAGCTGCTCAACAAGATGGGGGCCGACGTGTGGGCGTGCGCGCCGTCCACGCTGATGCCGGCCGAGCTGCCGCGCTTCGGCGTCACCGCCACCGCGTCGATCGACGACGCCGTTGCCGGCGCCGACGTGGTGATGATGCTGCGCATCCAGCACGAGCGGATGCACGGGCACTTCATTCCGTCCACCCGCGAGTATTTCACCCTGTTCGGCCTCACGGCGGACCGCGTGCGGCGCGCCAAACCGGACGTGATCATCATGCATCCCGGGCCGATGAACCGCGGCGTCGAGATCGACTCCGACGTCGCCGACGGTCCGTATTCGGTGATTCTCGAGCAGGTCACCAACGGCGTCGCGGTGCGGATGGCGGTGTTGTACCTGCTCGCCGGCCACGAGGCGCAGGCGGACTGA
- a CDS encoding glycosyltransferase family 2 protein has protein sequence MPKLTVTVITRNEAANIEAALASVAWADEIVVVDAESTDDTAAIARRRGARVEVRAWPGYSAQKNHAAALASHDWILSLDADERVPAGLASEIQALLRSEPPHRGYRIPRISHYLGRWIRGTDWYPDYQLRLYDRRAGQWNRRPVHESVALNGEPGRLDHDLQHFPYRDISHHLQTIDRYTTLAADQMRAEGRKPSIGGLFLHPWFAFLRNYVLRGGFRNGGAGLVVSILNSYYVFLKLAKAWEQGAAGGQPSAVGGKR, from the coding sequence GTGCCAAAGCTGACCGTCACGGTCATTACGCGGAACGAGGCGGCGAACATCGAGGCGGCGCTGGCGTCCGTCGCGTGGGCGGACGAAATCGTCGTCGTCGATGCCGAGAGCACGGACGACACGGCGGCGATCGCGCGGCGCCGCGGCGCACGGGTCGAGGTCAGGGCCTGGCCCGGCTACAGCGCGCAGAAGAACCACGCCGCCGCGCTCGCCTCGCACGACTGGATCCTGTCGCTCGACGCTGACGAGCGCGTCCCGGCCGGACTGGCGTCGGAGATCCAGGCGCTTCTGCGATCGGAGCCGCCGCATCGCGGCTATCGCATCCCGCGGATCAGCCACTACCTCGGACGATGGATCCGCGGGACCGACTGGTATCCGGACTATCAGTTGCGGCTCTACGATCGCCGCGCCGGGCAGTGGAACCGCCGGCCGGTTCACGAGTCGGTGGCGCTGAACGGAGAACCGGGCCGCCTCGATCACGACCTGCAGCACTTCCCCTACCGCGACATCAGCCACCACCTGCAGACGATCGATCGCTACACGACGCTGGCCGCCGACCAGATGCGCGCGGAAGGGCGGAAGCCGTCGATTGGCGGCCTCTTCCTTCACCCGTGGTTCGCGTTCCTGCGCAATTACGTGCTCCGTGGCGGGTTCCGCAACGGCGGCGCGGGGCTCGTCGTGTCGATCCTCAACTCCTATTACGTGTTCCTGAAGCTGGCCAAGGCGTGGGAACAAGGAGCGGCAGGCGGCCAGCCGTCGGCGGTCGGCGGGAAGCGGTAG
- the pyrR gene encoding bifunctional pyr operon transcriptional regulator/uracil phosphoribosyltransferase PyrR, whose amino-acid sequence MPQVMDADRMARALTRIAHEILERNRGTSDLALVGIRTRGVPLARRIAHALKEINHEEVPTGALDITLYRDDLMRHAVGPQPVVRRTEIPFSIDDKRILLVDDVLYTGRTIRSALDALIDFGRPRSIQLIVLVDRGHRELPIKADYVGKNLPTSLRQSVQVRLQEIDGEDGVLLDDDKVEA is encoded by the coding sequence ATGCCGCAAGTCATGGACGCGGACCGCATGGCCCGCGCTCTCACGCGAATCGCCCACGAAATTCTCGAGCGCAACCGGGGCACCAGCGATCTGGCGCTGGTCGGCATCCGCACCCGCGGTGTCCCGCTGGCCCGCCGTATCGCGCACGCGCTGAAAGAGATCAACCACGAAGAGGTCCCGACCGGCGCGCTCGACATCACGCTGTACCGCGACGACCTGATGCGTCATGCCGTCGGGCCGCAGCCGGTCGTCCGGCGCACCGAAATCCCGTTCTCGATCGACGACAAGCGGATTCTGCTGGTCGACGACGTCCTCTACACCGGCCGCACGATCCGCTCGGCGCTCGACGCGCTGATCGACTTCGGCCGCCCGCGCTCGATTCAGCTGATCGTGCTCGTGGACCGCGGCCATCGCGAGCTGCCGATCAAGGCGGACTACGTCGGCAAGAACCTGCCGACCTCGCTCCGGCAGAGCGTGCAGGTCCGCCTGCAGGAAATCGACGGAGAAGACGGCGTCCTGCTGGACGACGACAAGGTGGAGGCGTGA
- a CDS encoding dihydroorotate dehydrogenase — MDLSLQIGSLSLANPLIAASGCFGYGVEYADVVDLSSLGGVAVKGLFLSPREGHPPPRIVETPSGMLNAIGLQGIGVHRFIAERLPELRERRAIVVVNICGTTLDEYVEVARILSDVEGVHALELNISCPNIKEGGITFGCSLPGTHDVVGAVRKVTSLPVIPKLTPNVTDVSSFAKAAEDAGADAISLVNTFLAMAIDVHTRRPKLTNIVGGLSGPAIRPIAVRMVYECRRAVKIPIVGMGGIATADDVLEFMIAGANAVQVGTMNFVDPFIWGKLLDGIRAYMTQHSIARLQDIVGTVDTSTREQAWIST, encoded by the coding sequence ATGGATCTCTCGCTCCAGATCGGTTCGCTCTCGCTCGCCAACCCGCTCATCGCCGCCAGCGGCTGCTTCGGCTACGGCGTCGAGTACGCGGACGTCGTCGACCTCTCGTCGCTCGGCGGCGTGGCGGTGAAGGGGCTGTTTCTCTCCCCGCGCGAAGGACACCCCCCGCCCCGCATCGTCGAGACGCCGTCCGGGATGCTGAACGCCATCGGGCTGCAGGGGATCGGCGTGCACCGCTTCATTGCCGAGCGGCTGCCGGAGCTGCGCGAGCGCCGCGCCATCGTCGTGGTCAACATCTGCGGCACCACGCTGGACGAGTATGTCGAGGTCGCGCGGATCCTCTCCGACGTCGAGGGGGTGCACGCGCTCGAGCTGAACATCTCGTGTCCGAACATCAAGGAGGGGGGCATCACCTTCGGCTGCAGCCTGCCGGGAACGCACGACGTCGTCGGCGCGGTCAGGAAGGTGACATCGCTCCCGGTCATTCCCAAGCTGACGCCGAACGTCACCGACGTGTCGTCGTTCGCGAAAGCCGCCGAGGACGCCGGCGCCGACGCGATCTCGCTGGTCAATACGTTTCTGGCGATGGCGATCGACGTGCACACCAGGCGGCCGAAGCTGACCAACATCGTCGGCGGCCTCAGCGGCCCGGCGATCCGGCCGATCGCCGTCCGCATGGTCTACGAATGCCGGCGGGCCGTGAAGATTCCGATCGTCGGCATGGGCGGCATCGCCACGGCCGACGACGTGCTCGAGTTCATGATTGCCGGCGCCAATGCCGTGCAGGTGGGGACCATGAACTTCGTCGACCCGTTCATCTGGGGCAAGCTGCTCGACGGCATCCGCGCCTACATGACGCAGCACTCGATCGCGCGGCTCCAGGACATCGTCGGCACCGTCGACACGAGCACGCGCGAGCAGGCGTGGATCTCGACGTGA